The following are from one region of the Gossypium hirsutum isolate 1008001.06 chromosome D03, Gossypium_hirsutum_v2.1, whole genome shotgun sequence genome:
- the LOC107950870 gene encoding uncharacterized protein codes for MASLLIPFVPSTTRVFAAKSSAAGGTKQEKGFLDWILGNLQKEDQFYETDPLLKKVEDKNGNARTSNGRRDSVSVPQKKKGSVFGGLFAKK; via the coding sequence ATGGCGTCACTGCTAATTCCCTTTGTTCCTTCCACAACAAGGGTTTTCGCAGCAAAAAGTTCAGCTGCAGGTGGAACCAAAcaggaaaaagggtttcttgattgGATCCTCGGGAACCTGCAGAAAGAAGATCAGTTTTACGAAACCGATCCTCTCCTCAAGAAAGTTGAAGACAAAAATGGGAATGCTCGAACTTCCAATGGCCGCAGAGACTCGGTTTCAGTCCCTCAGAAGAAGAAGGGCAGTGTTTTTGGTGGACTTTTCGCcaagaaatga
- the LOC107950203 gene encoding josephin-like protein, with translation MSTKESSKGSQKDKANGSAMDKYNDTKFCGFMRCRRRESTAVRFLKHLGRKVAKGLHLMSMRIRASSHPKVAASSSTSSSRRSKPFVTPVDSHRSAAIEDCIQFINSSAASLPRSNSVSATSR, from the coding sequence ATGTCAACTAAAGAGAGCAGCAAAGGCAGTCAAAAAGACAAGGCAAATGGCTCTGCCATGGACAAGTACAACGATACCAAGTTTTGTGGGTTCATGCGATGCAGACGACGTGAATCCACGGCGGTAAGGTTTCTGAAGCACCTTGGTCGTAAAGTGGCAAAGGGTTTACATTTGATGTCAATGAGAATTAGGGCTTCTTCACATCCTAAAGTAGCTGCCTCCTCTTCTACTTCCTCATCAAGAAGATCAAAGCCATTTGTAACCCCTGTTGATTCCCATAGAAGTGCTGCCATTGAAGACTGTATCCAATTCATCAACTCTTCTGCTGCGTCTTTGCCTAGATCAAATTCGGTTTCTGCTACTTCTCGTTGA